One window of the Podospora pseudocomata strain CBS 415.72m chromosome 7, whole genome shotgun sequence genome contains the following:
- a CDS encoding hypothetical protein (COG:A; EggNog:ENOG503NWVQ; BUSCO:EOG09260DFJ): protein MADPQLLGPFPPPDPDRFPNTRLRSHLLRPDSTPQEPQPSHSTNDPDTCRICRGEGTPEEPLFYPCRCSGSIKHVHQDCLMEWLSHSQKKHCELCKTPFRFTKLYDPNMPRSLPWHVFASHMAKYFFANMLLWMRASLVMLVWFGALPYVMRNVWSMLFWFSDDACIAKSTSGAAQASNEHSATSTILRLLFGAPDTSGAVSTEAVTIPTRNNSLLSGVQFLRNLTRHPWLNDKVIEVLEGLIITILVIACFILIILVRDYVVQQQPEINMRAAFAAAENAPHPAPPQEPLARPEPPPVEEEHHDNPAQWEDLQGQWDPAIVEPPPHLALEARRQIALARLQAHERRLQRQWAEPEARYQARYAGDDHAPAHEAAENNPNSLATGSRNSLPILPSPSFLPRAELDAIVNGGEAADVKSRHLHDFLAIYQRAKGDPHRILEIAREQGAEERLDYWLALTRSLLDRQNRTVAGADDHSDASSAAENTPASSTDARFENMDSPPFGGLRPATQAMEWTTFSAGEDNFGPRHDRKGKGVLREDSDGESAHTEDSERPLASPLRPRANTDGPKISDTIHPLANNSWSFQTLTEQEPDGMLNDQHRTESTSSGHSTFGSPKQPASRQDAASAFFKRPRFTEAAFELDQTTQSVPHLSSRAEEELPVDHLTSGQESSADFWDMTSGAEAAQSETTPPPALPENGEDADAQAEPQTPIPPAPRPQPVGIVDRLADFMWRDVDGIDPAELAAADALQFDVVEGDLANDEVEEDDPEVPQRDREVVEAAVAAGLDPDAIEDAEDLEGILELLGMRGPVAGLFQNAIFCSFLVSITVFLGIVVPYNIGRMTVWMIANPIRPARMLFGLCMLVQDIAIVLFGLAVLFGAKALLVLTKVAPSLLGSVVDLLTTTSAMSYGTMMSASNRVGSSFFAEIVHISGTEIQNFSAISHEALLQLKGHISLGFAALVTAVDYLSSGDYAEKSSDIVSFMEGLATITMGCLKQLPGILTNPNSWVLNLSVPNSTSMAFDAELAQWSGTDRLWAIVAGYVAISIIASLYLRRGSPFFTGPTGQDWEASIIDGLNQASGVMKVILIIGIEMLVFPLYCGLLLDLALLPLFAGATIRSRVLFTMNYPVTSIFVHWFVGTGYMFHFALFVSMCRKIMRKGVLYFIRDPDDPEFHPIRDVLERSVATQLRKILFSALVYGALVMVCLGGVVWGLALSASSVLPIHYSSNEPMLEFPVDLLFYNFLMPLAVRHFKPSDGLHAMYTWWFRKCARGLRVTWFLFGERRIDEEGKLVLKSDSPDAALPWWRTLFLEVNNDQVRAKQWTNPFEPSPEKPTVMRTEDALLWNTNKKALIESGQLIPDGRYVRAPCSDQVKIPKGKRVFLDVSEDNKRRDEAAPTDLYNSEEFQFVYVPPHFRLRVFLFITFIWAFAAITGIGFTIVPLVFGRWMFRSLLPSHIHTNDIYAFSIGIYILGSAAYAAFHAPSIYRAAHDWVDSFTRTVVNGEAVRPMVDAGIRVAKIIYAHVFYHIVFPLMLASLVELYLLTPVNEILYGALPKKRADTSELAPIMTPGAELNPKHTVRLVQAWTIGLLYLNLINRIINRWFSGTRLAAAVMAIFRRGWLHPDVSILTRAFIVPGLILWSSAVIAPLLLARLGVANGLHEAMLHSSYGAPLVGHAELSHAYKVIIYRLSYPVMAVLAVCAVVLWSMFGVFRRWNMRIRDEAYLIGERLHNFGASVGNSTPKGKAAAWRGAPGRI from the exons atggcggaCCCCCAACTTCTGGGCCCCTTTCCGCCCCCCGACCCAGATCGATTTCCAAACACTAGGCTGCGAAGCCATCTTCTCAGGCCAGACTCGACGCCGCAAGAACCGCAACCATCACATTCTACGAATGATCCAGACACATGTCGAATATGTCGCGGGGAGGGGACGCCGGAAGAACCGCTCTTCTACCCATGCCGGTGCAGTGGCAGTATCAAGCACGTCCACCAGGATTGCTTGATGGAGTGGCTCTCCCATTCACAAAAGAAACATTGCGAGCTTTGCAAGACGCCCTTCCGCTTCACCAAGCTCTACGATCCAAATATGCCCAGATCGTTGCCATGGCACGTCTTTGCCAGCCACATGGCCAAATATTTCTTCGCCAACATGCTGCTGTGGATGAGAGCGTCGCTGGTTATGctggtttggtttggagcCTTGCCGTACGTTATGAGGAATGTATGGAGCATGTTGTTCTGGTTCAGCGATGATG CATGCATCGCCAAAAGCACCTCTGGTGCCGCTCAGGCCTCCAACGAGCACTCGGCCACTTCTACCATTTTACGTCTATTGTTTGGAGCACCCGATACATCTGGCGCTGTTTCCACCGAGGCGGTTACTATCCCAACTAGGAACAACTCCCTTTTGAGCGGCGTCCAATTTCTTCGCAACTTGACGCGGCATCCTTGGCTAAACGACAAGGTCATAGAGGTCCTTGAGGGCCTGATTATAACAATTCTGGTTATTGCTTGCttcattctcatcatcttggTCAGAGACTATGTcgttcaacaacagcccgAGATCAATATGCGTGCTGCGTTTGCAGCTGCTGAAAATGCACCGCATcccgcaccaccacaagaGCCCCTGGCACGACCAGAACCCCCAcctgtcgaggaggaacatCATGACAACCCTGCTCAGTGGGAGGATCTACAGGGCCAGTGGGATCCCGCCATTGTCGAACCACCTCCGCACTTGGCGCTGGAGGCCAGGCGCCAGATTGCGTTGGCTCGCTTGCAAGCTCATGAAAGACGGCTTCAAAGACAGTGGGCAGAACCCGAAGCTCGATATCAAGCAAGGTATGCGGGTGACGACCATGCTCCTGCACACGAGGCTGCTGAGAATAATCCAAATAGCTTGGCTACTGGCTCACGAAATAGTTTGCCCATTTTGCCATCGCCCTCCTTCCTTCCAAGAGCGGAACTGGACGCCATCGTCAATGGTGGTGAAGCTGCTGACGTGAAAAGCCGGCACCTCCATGACTTCCTTGCCATCTATCAGCGTGCCAAGGGAGATCCCCATCGCATTCTCGAAATTGCCAGAGAACAAGGGGCTGAGGAGCGACTGGATTACTGGCTGGCCCTTACGAGGTCGCTGCTGGATCGTCAAAACCGTACTGTGGCCGGTGCCGATGACCACTCGGACGCCAGCAGCGCTGCTGAGAATACTCCAGCATCGAGCACGGATGCTCGTTTCGAGAATATGGATTCTCCACCGTTTGGAGGCCTTCGTCCAGCCACCCAGGCTATGGAGTGGACGACCTTTTCGGCCGGCGAGGACAATTTTGGACCCCGACATGATAGAAAAGGCAAGGGCGTACTAAGAGAGGATTCCGACGGTGAAAGCGCCCACACCGAAGACAGTGAAAGACCCTTGGCAAGCCCGCTTCGACCAAGGGCCAACACAGATGGTCCCAAAATTAGCGATACAATCCACCCGTTGGCCAACAATAGCTGGTCGTTCCAGACCTTGACAGAACAAGAGCCTGATGGGATGTTGAATGACCAACACCGGACTGAGTCGACATCTTCGGGGCACTCGACTTTCGGATCACCCAAACAACCGGCGTCTCGACAAGATGCTGCGTCTGCCTTCTTCAAGAGGCCCAGATTCACCGAGGCTGCATTCGAACTTGACCAGACCACCCAGTCTGTGCCGCATCTGAGCAGCAGGGCTGAGGAAGAACTGCCAGTTGATCATCTGACTTCAGGACAGGAATCAAGCGCCGATTTTTGGGACATGACCTCGGGTGCTGAAGCGGCCCAGTCAGagacaacccctccgccaGCCTTACCAgagaatggggaggatgCCGATGCGCAGGCCGAGCCACAAACCCCGATTCCGCCAGCCCCGCGCCCCCAGCCCGTAGGCATTGTCGACAGACTTGCTGATTTTATGTGGCGGGATGTGGATGGAATAGACCCGGCCGAGCTTGCTGCAGCTGACGCTCTGCAATTCGACGTGGTGGAAGGTGATCTCGCCAACGATGAGGTAGAAGAGGACGACCCCGAAGTGCCACAGCGAGAtagagaggtggttgaagcCGCTGTGGCAGCTGGGCTGGATCCAGACGCAATCGAAGATGCTGAGGACTTGGAAGGGATCCTGGAGCTCCTCGGTATGCGAGGTCCCGTCGCTGGCTTATTTCAGAATGCCATATTCTGCTCTTTCCTCGTATCTATTACCGTCTTCCTCGGTATCGTAGTCCCCTACAATATCGGGCGTATGACAGTTTGGATGATCGCGAATCCTATTCGACCGGCGCGGATGCTCTTCGGCTTATGCATGCTCGTTCAGGACATCGCCATTGTATTGTTCGGATTAGCAGTTTTGTTCGGCGCGAAGGCTCTTCTCGTGCTCACGAAAGTCGCCCCCAGTTTGCTTGGCTCTGTGGTCGACCTTCTCACAACCACGTCGGCCATGTCCTATGGCACCATGATGAGTGCTTCCAACAGAGTGGGGAGCAGTTTTTTTGCCGAAATCGTCCACATTTCTGGCACTGAGATACAAAACTTCTCTGCCATCAGTCATGAGGCATTGCTTCAACTGAAGGGCCACATTAGTCTGGGGTTCGCTGCACTTGTCACAGCGGTGGACTACCTCTCCTCCGGTGATTACGCCGAAAAGAGCTCCGACATCGTGTCATTCATGGAAGGGCTCGCTACAATAACGATGGGATGCTTGAAGCAACTCCCCggcatcctcaccaaccccaactctTGGGTACTTAACCTCAGCGTGCCAAATTCCACGTCAATGGCCTTTGATGCAGAACTTGCTCAGTGGAGCGGCACCGACAGACTCTGGGCTATCGTGGCTGGTTATGttgccatctccatcattgCTAGTCTCTACTTGCGACGAGGAAGCCCCTTTTTTACGGGTCCAACAGGTCAGGATTGGGAAGCATCCATTATTGATGGCCTCAACCAAGCTAGTGGCGTCATGAAGGTGATCCTGATCATTGGTATCGAGATGCTCGTCTTCCCGCTCTATTGTGGGCTGCTGCTCGACCTCGCCTTGCTGCCCCTTTTCGCGGGCGCCACGATTAGGTCAAGGGTCCTCTTCACCATGAACTACCCGGTCACGTCCATCTTCGTTCACTGGTTTGTCGGAACAGGGTACATGTTTCACTTTGCCCTTTTCGTCTCCATGTGTAGAAAGATCATGCGCAAAGGGGTTCTCTACTTTATCCGCGACCCCGACGACCCGGAGTTCCACCCGATCCGCGATGTTCTGGAGCGCAGTGTCGCGACTCAGCTGCGCAAAATCCTGTTTTCTGCCTTGGTTTATGGCGCACTCGTCATGGTTTGCCTAGGCGGCGTCGTCTGGGGGCTTGCCCTTTCTGCTTCGAGCGTTCTACCGATCCACTACTCGTCCAATGAGCCTATGCTGGAGTTTCCCGTCGATTTGCTCTTTTACAACTTCCTCATGCCACTAGCAGTTCGTCACTTCAAGCCCAGTGATGGTCTACATGCCATGTACACGTGGTGGTTTCGGAAATGTGCCCGAGGCTTGAGGGTGACTTGGTTCTTATTTGGGGAGCGTCGCATCGATGAAGAAGGCAAACTTGTACTGAAGAGCGACTCACCCGATGCGGCCCTGCCGTGGTGGCGGACATTGTTCCTTGAAGTGAATAACGACCAGGTGCGGGCAAAGCAGTGGACCAACCCTTTCGAGCCCAGCCCGGAGAAACCGACCGTCATGCGAACGGAAGACGCTCTCTTGTGGAACACAAACAAGAAGGCCCTCATCGAGTCAGGCCAACTCATCCCTGACGGACGCTATGTTCGGGCGCCATGCTCTGATCAGGTCAAAATTCCCAAGGGCAAGAGGGTGTTTCTCGACGTATCCGAAGATAACAAGCGACGGGACGAGGCTGCACCAACTGATCTGTACAACTCTGAAGAGTTTCAATTCGTCTATGTGCCGCCCCATTTTAGGCTCCgggtcttcctcttcatcacttTCATCTGGGCCTTCGCCGCCATCACGGGTATTGGTTTCACCATCGTACCGCTCGTCTTTGGCCGTTGGATGTTTAgatctcttcttcccagTCACATTCATACCAACGATATCTACGCTTTCAGCATCGGCATCTACATTTTGGGCTCTGCTGCTTATGCCGCATTTCATGCGCCGTCCATCTACCGTGCCGCACACGATTGGGTCGACAGCTTTACAAGGACCGTCGTCAATGGGGAGGCTGTCCGGCCAATGGTTGATGCAGGTATCCGGGTTGCCAAGATTATTTACGCCCACGTCTTTTACCATATCGTCTTTCCCCTCATGCTTGCCTCATTGGTGGAGTTGTATCTTTTGACGCCGGTGAATGAGATCCTATATGGTGCCCTACCTAAGAAGCGAGCTGATACTTCTGAGCTTGCGCCCATCATGACGCCAGGTGCTGAACTCAATCCGAAGCATACTGTTCGTTTGGTCCAGGCCTGGACCATTGGCCTGCTCTatctcaacctcatcaaccgGATCATCAACCGCTGGTTCTCGGGTACCCGCCTTGCTGCAGCCGTGATGGCTATCTTCCGGCGTGGCTGGCTGCATCCAGATGTCTCCATCCTGACTCGGGCTTTCATCGTTCCTGGACTCATCCTCTGGAGCAGTGCCGTCATCGCGCCGCTCCTCCTTGCCAGACTTGGCGTGGCTAACGGGCTACATGAGGCCATGCTTCACTCATCGTATGGCGCACCTCTTGTCGGCCATGCCGAGTTAAGCCATGCATACAAGGTCATCATCTACCGTCTGAGTTACCCCGTCATGGCTGTGTTGGCTGTCTGTGCAGTTGTGCTCTGGAGTATGTTTGGTGTGTTCAGGAGGTGGAACATGCGTATAAGAGACGAGGCATATCTAATCGGGGAAAGGTTGCATAACTTTGGGGCGTCGGTGGGAAATAGCACCCCAAAGGGGAAGGCCGCAGCTTGGAGAGGCGCTCCGGGAAGAATATAG
- a CDS encoding hypothetical protein (EggNog:ENOG503NXXC) has translation MDDINGTTMKAHRAANGINGAIKSPALNGHNTVQKRITRSRGPGWPSWLFSFAARLVAWYSIYAILFWCPATLDACDENSPLVCRPYFQLKNTVTPHLEPYYDAYAAPYVELARPYYNAVDEKVITPAWGYAKQHGAPQVEQARVYGKAQWEKSVQPQITKVQHLAKTQYDHTLAPHLDQLSAAVGPYYEIVRTNSLQTYHEFLLPSYQFAQPYALQAYHATSDFALGTVAPTCAWAWNKTNLFLDSTVWPHLRVIYVENVEPQLVKIGKRLGRYSSSTNGTKKSVPKSAVDSASSFASKTISSFVKPAPSASSTTSVVASSKSSSTAGRPQAKDAPEAHRSKSSVDPITPPDTAEQVENEDPVRRAARETVAADLKDWQERYAKAVDEGAAEIDNRVQEISKRMIRRNARITGKALLDQLQEATVSELVLLRGDILDIINAVNDKELGTEDAQEEIVQAVRQAGMAIKDKAQAVRHWREEYETELQASITQAAETHFTVLQGIRDLALQRIGMKWAWTDGITYKDWAKYHLLKSRFDEWKGDLEKLIVTHPNLEAAQVEGANIEDEAMKLAATAAKELGRLKQVANWKLVAGDVTEEFDSTLTQQAAEAVEAARLAATSVVNKAGESAEKAQHAVVDKVAGAYEKASEAVVGVTDTVSEKTAEAAQSVGNNNLWAEDSMAGEGDEEPAEAISAASEEISSVVEPTSEATADVDNSPEPVADDLAHLAASESLVFETPPIVDNVTQIQEDVKADPAPVELPVDEDAAGEEEEAGDAPDTRPVAEAEAGPTVKPALFGAAAQVVPRHSPILDDEEDDEEDMSGAIQVMQDELRSVYSAAMSRANAQYSEALSAVSAQIHGTPLPAHQQMLASVTSAYNKAMASASSRMDVALEAVSTQLRGTPTKTKKNIMPTVAIPTVPVPSVDWARIESIASERLEQGRSWALEQYESAKIAAGLATPTPSTPAEHVNKLLDNARHNYYAGLGLAHARYSEFLSAASAAVSSMTATPTPTDLAGTASSLASVASESAAAAAAAVGESASSAASVASESAASAASAASVAAASAASAASESGASAASVIGSGASSIAAAASAGVSSAASVAGENISSAAAAGYEQAGAAADYVADGWDVIVTKISIQVYGAPAPTPWYEAFYSGVGEYASSASAAAGEGAGSVTSAAAVASDAAAQRYEAVSALVSELLVGKEPTFSESVVSRLNAAYATGTNVVGSAASAANEVVGEAGEKVRSVGEKVASVASEATEAVKEKVQGHDEL, from the exons ATGGACGACATAAACGGCACCACAATGAAAGCCCACCGGGCTGCGAATGGTATCAACGGCGCCATCAAGTCGCCCGCCTTGAATGGCCACAACACTGTCCAGAAAAGAATTACCAGAAGTCGTGGGCCAGGTTGGCCGTCCTGGCTGTTCAGTTTCGCTGCCAG GTTGGTGGCATGGTATTCGATCTACGCGATTCTGTTCTGGTGCCCAGCTACCCTCGACGCCTGCGATGAAAACTCCCCGCTCGTGTGCAGACCTTACTTCCAGCTCAAGAACACCGTCACCCCACATCTCGAGCCATATTACGACGCATACGCGGCACCGTACGTTGAGCTGGCGCGCCCATACTACAACGCTGTGGACGAAAAGGTCATCACACCAGCCTGGGGTTACGCGAAGCAACATGGTGCCCCGCAGGTTGAGCAGGCCCGTGTCTACGGAAAGGCACAGTGGGAAAAGTCTGTACAGCCTCAAATCACCAAAGTCCAGCATCTGGCCAAGACCCAATACGACCACACCCTCGCGCCACATCTCGACCAGCTCTCGGCCGCGGTTGGGCCATACTACGAGATCGTGCGAACCAACTCTCTCCAGACATATCACGAGTTTCTGTTACCCTCGTATCAGTTTGCTCAGCCCTACGCACTGCAGGCTTATCATGCCACCTCGGACTTTGCGCTGGGAACCGTAGCGCCTACATGCGCCTGGGCGTGGAATAAGACAAACCTCTTCCTTGACAGCACTGTCTGGCCGCATCTGAGAGTCATCTACGTTGAGAATGTGGAGCCCCAGCTTGTCAAGATTGGCAAGCGACTGGGCCGGTatagcagcagcaccaatgGCACCAAAAAGTCAGTTCCCAAGTCGGCAGTAGACTCAGCTTCGAG CTTTGCTTCCAAAACGATATCTTCTTTTGTCAAGCCTGCaccatccgcctcctcgaccacctctGTTGTTGCCTCGAGCAAGTCTTCTTCCACAGCCGGTCGACCGCAAGCCAAGGACGCTCCAGAAGCCCATCGATCCAAATCCAGCGTCGATCCCATCACTCCTCCCGATACTGCCGAACAAGTCGAGAATGAGGATCCGGTGCGCCGCGCTGCTCGTGAGACGGTGGCTGCAGATCTCAAGGACTGGCAAGAGCGCTACGCCAAAGCCGTGGATGAAGGGGCTGCCGAGATTGACAACCGCGTCCAGGAGATTTCCAAGAGGATGATTCGCCGAAATGCTCGAATTACAGGCAAGGCTCTTCTCGACCAGCTTCAAGAGGCCACGGTCTCTGAGCTGGTACTGCTCCGCGGCGACAttctcgacatcatcaatgCAGTCAACGACAAGGAGCTGGGAACCGAGGACGCACAGGAGGAAATCGTTCAGGCTGTCAGGCAGGCCGGTATGGCTATCAAAGACAAGGCGCAGGCCGTGCGCCACTGGCGTGAGGAGTACGAAACCGAGTTGCAGGCTTCCATCACGCAAGCGGCTGAAACCCACTTCACCGTTCTTCAAGGCATCAGAGATCTGGCACTGCAAAGGATTGGCATGAAGTGGGCCTGGACGGATGGAATCACATACAAGGACTGGGCCAAGTACCACCTGTTGAAGAGCAGATTTGACGAGTGGAAGGGGGATCTGGAGAAGCTCATCGTTACCCACCCAAACCTTGAAGCTGCGCAGGTGGAGGGGGCCAACATCGAGGATGAGGCCATGAAACTGGCCGCCACGGCAGCCAAGGAGCTCGGTCGTCTAAAGCAAGTGGCCAACTGGAAGCTTGTGGCTGGCGATGTGACGGAGGAGTTTGATAGCACCCTGACACAGCAGGCTGCCGAGGCTGTCGAAGCCGCCAGACTTGCTGCCACCAGCGTGGTCAACAAGGCTGGCGAGTCCGCGGAAAAGGCCCAGCATGCCGTCGTCGACAAGGTGGCGGGAGCGTACGAGAAGGCAAGCGAGGCTGTTGTCGGTGTCACGGACACTGTATCGGAAAAGACAGCTGAGGCTGCCCAATCGGTTGGCAATAACAACTTGTGGGCCGAGGACTCGATGGCTggtgagggcgatgaggagccGGCTGAGGCAATTAGCGCTGCCTCGGAAGAGATCTCCAGCGTTGTTGAGCCCACGTCCGAGGCCACCGCCGATGTCGACAACTCTCCAGAACCAGTTGCTGACGATCTTGCGCATCTTGCGGCCAGCGAGTCCCTGGTGTTCGAGACCCCCCCTATTGTTGATAATGTGACGCAGATTCAAGAGGATGTCAAAGCTGACCCAGCCCCAGTTGAGCTGCCAGTCGACGAGGACGCcgcgggggaagaagaggaggctggagACGCTCCTGATACTCGTCCTGTCGCGGAAGCCGAAGCGGGGCCTACTGTCAAGCCCGCTCTATTTGGCGCCGCCGCTCAGGTTGTGCCCCGTCATTCCCCTATcctcgatgacgaggaggatgacgaggaggacatgTCCGGTGCCATTCAGGTAATGCAAGACGAATTGAGATCGGTCTACTCCGCAGCCATGTCTCGTGCCAACGCACAATATTCCGAGGCATTGTCGGCTGTCTCAGCCCAGATCCACGGCACTCCCCTTCCTGCTCATCAACAGATGCTCGCCTCGGTGACGTCTGCTTACAACAAGGCCATGGCCTCAGCAAGCTCTCGGATGGACGTTGCGCTCGAGGCTGTGTCGACTCAGTTGCGCGGGACACCAaccaagacgaagaagaacaTCATGCCCACGGTCGCCATTCCGACTGTCCCCGTGCCCAGTGTCGATTGGGCTCGTATCGAGTCCATTGCCTCGGAACGCCTCGAACAGGGCCGGTCTTGGGCGCTGGAGCAGTACGAAAGTGCCAAGATTGCAGCTGGTCTGGCCACCCCAACACCTTCCACCCCAGCTGAACATGTCAACAAGCTTCTGGACAACGCCCGGCACAATTACTACGCCGGTCTCGGCCTCGCGCATGCCAGGTATTCCGAGTTTTTGTCGGCAGCCAGCGCAGCCGTGAGCTCCATGACGGCCACCCCTACACCGACTGATCTTGCCGGTACTGCTTCTTCGCTTGCTTCGGTCGCCAGCGAGTccgcggctgctgctgccgccgccgttggcgAGTCTGCTTCTTCGGCCGCTTCAGTGGCCAGCGAGTCGGCTGCTTCTGCCGCTTCGGCAGCTAGTGTGGCTGCCGCTTCTGCTGCGTCGGCGGCAAGCGAGTCTGGTgcctctgctgcttctgtCATTGGGTCAGGTGCATCCTCTATTGCGGCTGCTGCCAGTGCAGGAGTTTCCTCCGCCGCATCGGTTGCCGGCGAGAACATCTCTTCTGCGGCTGCCGCCGGATACGAGCAAGCTGGTGCTGCAGCTGACTACGTGGCTGATGGCTGGGATGTCATTGTCACCAAGATCAGCATACAGGTCTATGGTGCTCCAGCCCCTACTCCATGGTACGAAGCTTTCTACAGCGGCGTTGGCGAGTACGCTTCTTCTGCCTCGGCGGCAGCTGGTGAAGGGGCGGGGTCAGTAACGAGTGCCGCTGCTGTGGCCAGTGATGCGGCTGCTCAACGCTATGAGGCCGTGAGCGCGCTCGTGTCTGAACTTTTGGTCGGCAAGGAACCAACATTCTCGGAAAGCGTGGTGTCCAGGCTGAATGCTGCTTATGCCACCGGCACCAACGTTGTTGGCtcagccgccagcgccgcTAACGAAGTGGTCGGTGAGGCCGGCGAGAAGGTCAGAAGCGTCGGTGAGAAGGTGGCAAGTGTTGCGAGCGAAGCGACCGAAgcggtcaaggagaaggttCAGGGCCATGATGAACTGTGA
- a CDS encoding hypothetical protein (EggNog:ENOG503NYZR; COG:P), which yields MSAPLLDSSDIETNRQDAEYEKFQPQAAGARAPVSHRPAPPIPRRSMRRRPSSVSQQNPYLYEGREQRGEQRRLSRLSISSDDASPSLDQLRNPEKDDLVHDLQLDSRAPTLRGSISGTSLPYAVPERRRLSRLPTDQELKSSPEDIEATAAITAAKNDALDSRPSPSPTPSPGHPHDHTHPRPPLSLRSRLKHFTWAWYTLSMSTGGLSLLIHAQPHQFPSLTPVLGLAVYILNIILFTLITSLLLTRFLLNAGSFVASITHPREGFFVPTFLLSIATLITSTQKYCIPSHIQSWDGERQGLRWAIQIAFWIYVALSTCLAVAQYSFVFGRRHSFSLQTMMPTWILPIFPVMLSGTIASVIASTQPPAMALPIIVSGLSCQGLGISVAAMMYAHMVGRLMQSGLPDREHRPGLFMCVGPPSFTALAFIGLAQSLPGSFDANMDGLLDASIMLMMAIVGAGFLWALSFWWFAIAVLAVVQSPPRYFHLGWWASVFPNTGFILATISLGKVFQNEFVLWFSTAISIVLVLVYGFVLFHCVRAVVVRDIAEMKTWKTTDRHVGVHIDK from the exons ATGTCAGCACCACTACTGGACAGTTCTGATATTGAAACCAACCGGCAGGATGCAGAATACGAAAAGTTCCAGCCACAAGCCGCAGGCGCTAGAGCACCTGTATCCCATCGTCCCGCCCCCCCAATTCCCCGGCGGTCCATGCGCCGTCGACCCTCCAGCGTCTCTCAACAAAATCCATACCTCTACGAAGGCCGCGAACAGAGAGGAGAGCAACGTCGTCTCAGTCGGCTATCGATCAGCTCTGACGATGCAAGCCCATCCCTTGATCAGTTACGGAACCCAGAAAAAGACGATCTGGTCCACGATCTCCAGCTCGATTCCCGGGCGCCCACTCTACGGGGCTCCATCTCGGGCACGAGTTTGCCATATGCCGTTCCCGAACGACGCCGACTGAGTCGCCTCCCCACTGATCAGGAGCTCAAGTCATCCCCAGAGGACATCGAAGCTACCGCCGCTATCACAGCCGCCAAAAATGACGCGCTCGACAGCCgaccctcaccatctcctACCCCCTCTCCGGGCCATCCTCACGACCACACCCATCCCCGtccacctctctctctacGTTCCCGCCTCAAACACTTTACATGGGCATGGTACACCCTCTCTATGTCCACTGGtggcctctccctcctcatccacgcccaaccccaccagTTCCCCTCCCTTACCCCGGTCCTCGGCCTAGCAGTCTAcatcctcaacatcatcctcttcaccctcatcacctccctccttttGACTCGCTTCCTCCTTAACGCCGGCAGTTTCGTCGCCtccatcacccacccccgcGAAGGCTTCTTCGTCCCCACTTTCCTGCTCTCCATCGCAACCTTGATCACCTCGACACAAAAATACTGCAtcccctcccacatccaATCATGGGACGGTGAACGCCAGGGGCTCCGCTGGGCCATCCAAATCGCCTTTTGGATCTACGTCGCCCTGTCAACCTGCCTAGCAGTAGCACAATACTCCTTCGTCTTTGGCCGCCGGCACTCCTTCAGCCTTCAAACCATGATGCCGACTTGGATCCTCCCCATTTTCCCCGTCATGCTCTCGGGCACCATCGCCTCCGTCATCGCCTCCACCCAACCgcccgccatggccctccccatcatcgtcaGCGGCCTCAGCTGTCAGGGGTTGGGCATCAGCGTCGCGGCAATGATGTACGCCCACATGGTCGGCCGGCTGATGCAGTCAGGCCTTCCAGACAGGGAGCACAGGCCGGGGTTGTTCATGTGCGTCGGCCCGCCGAGTTTCACCGCGCTGGCATTTATCGGGCTTGCTCAGTCCCTCCCGGGGAGCTTCGACGCCAACATGGACGGGCTGCTCGACGCGAGCATCATGCTCATGATGGCCATCGTCGGGGCCGGCTTCCTCTGGGCGCTGAGCTTCTGGTGGTTTGCCATTGCCGTGCTGGCCGTGGTGCAGAGCCCACCGAGGTACTTCCAcctggggtggtgggcgtCGGTGTTTCCAAACACGGGCTTTATCCTGGCCACCATCTCTCTGGGGAAGGTATTTCAGAATGAGTTCGTTCTGTGGTTTTCGACGGCCATCTCGAttgttttggtgttggtcTATGGATTTGTTCTGTTCCACTGTGTCagggcagtggtggtgagagacATC GCCGAGATGAAGACGTGGAAGACCACTGATCGGCATGTCGGCGTGCACATAGATAAATAA